The following coding sequences lie in one Trichoderma breve strain T069 chromosome 1, whole genome shotgun sequence genomic window:
- a CDS encoding zinc-binding dehydrogenase domain-containing protein, translating into MATTTSRAWTFARRGSPSDVLSLTESRPIPAFPPESALPEEWILVKVAFAGLNVGAIFQMTLIPAFLRNETCIPEMDLSGVVQDVWHPHAKVNDGDEPNNATQGASPVSPDGAESNTQTRFRKGDKVMAMLPASHALPTGTGALAEYVAIPARFAVHKPTSAPFADAAGCLLTGMTAHQQIVESGIKLGDRVLVNAASGGIGTLVIQMARQVVGSEGFIVGICSGRNTRLVESLGADETIDYTQYNDLPAYLASRFRPNPFNAVIDTLGHQSLYLHSPAYLVPTGTYSSVGIKPPDFSVPNFLRAVVQMKLNEWWPVSRWLGGIGRLWRGVSMMEPTLEGRQRIADMLGGGQIRVVRDSVWSFEHVKEAYAKLGGLHASGKVLVRVDETVGDNEC; encoded by the coding sequence ATGGCGACCACAACATCGCGAGCCTGGACATTCGCCCGGCGTGGCTCCCCTTCAGATGTGCTTTCTCTCACGGAATCCCGACCCATACCAGCTTTTCCCCCCGAATCTGCTCTCCCCGAGGAATGGATTCTTGTCAAGGTGGCATTTGCAGGTCTTAACGTCGGTGCCATCTTCCAAATGACTCTTATCCCTGCTTTTCTGCGCAACGAGACATGTATCCCAGAAATGGATCTATCTGGAGTCGTCCAGGACGTCTGGCATCCTCACGCCAAGGTaaacgatggcgatgagccCAATAATGCTACTCAAGGTGCTAGCCCTGTAAGTCCTGATGGCGCTGAGAGCAACACTCAGACTCGCTTCCGCAAAGGTGACAAAGTTATGGCCATGCTACCGGCCAGCCACGCCCTCCCAACGGGCACCGGTGCCCTGGCCGAATATGTCGCCATCCCGGCCCGCTTTGCCGTCCACAAGCCGACCTCGGCCCCCTTCGCGGACGCGGCCGGCTGCCTCCTCACCGGCATGACGGCTCACCAGCAGATTGTCGAGTCCGGCATCAAGCTCGGTGACCGTGTCCTTGTTAACGCTGCCAGCGGTGGCATCGGCACTCTGGTCATCCAGATGGCTCGCCAGGTCGTCGGTTCCGAGggcttcatcgtcggcatcTGCAGTGGCCGAAATACTCGGCTAGTCGAAAGCCTCGGGGCCGACGAGACCATCGACTACACCCAGTACAACGACCTCCCGGCTTACCTCGCATCTCGCTTCCGCCCCAATCCCTTCAACGCAGTCATTGACACGCTGGGCCACCAATCTCTCTACCTGCACTCCCCTGCCTATCTCGTCCCCACGGGCACGTACTCCTCCGTCGGGATCAAACCCCCAGACTTCTCCGTCCCAAACTTCCTGCGCGCTGTCGTGCAGATGAAGCTCAACGAATGGTGGCCCGTCAGCCGCTGGCTCGGCGGCATAGGCCGTCTCTGGCGGGGCGTCTCGATGATGGAGCCTACGCTTGAGGGCCGCCAGCGCATCGCCGACATGCTGGGCGGGGGCCAGATCCGCGTCGTCAGAGACAGCGTCTGGAGCTTCGAGCATGTCAAGGAGGCATACGCTAAGCTAGGAGGCCTGCATGCGAGCGGTAAGGTTTTGGTGCGAGTGGATGAGACGGTGGGAGACAATGAGTGCTAA
- a CDS encoding cation transport ATPase (P-type) domain-containing protein, translating into MPLPRHQPLLPDEPSHADDAEQEALVQEIVQDATVSGDLLTSESNEPRVAGPRRSQTDPIELSIQSQTSRRVSAEPTTKPHFSEHFHSSRGPSEGKMAHETSPRDGLLSTEVTSIKPSPSSGIKEFGRKKATKAKQRHWMLSSEWKDHAAAGIQKFFWETILRRKPLLPSKDGRHIPLNPTSVDPGGLIDERSNKPYISNFIRSSRYTVYDFVPKQLVFQFSKLGNFYLLIMGILQVIPGLSTVGRYTTIAPLIGFVAFSMAKEGYDDYRRYQLDKSENRSMTWVLTLDETNDWMNIQWQHVQVGDVVRLRRDESVPADIVMLHATGPNGVAYIETMALDGETNLKAKQACPLLAERCGTVEGLRSTQATVVSEDPNLDLYNFVGRVTVNGGETVPLSMNNVIYRGSILRNTAMAIGLVVNSGEECKIRMNANKNVHAKKPAMQSTINKMVLFQITIVLSLAIGFTIGYNIWENGTEDKSFYLVQSGVYDASVPFKQIFFGFLIMFNTLIPLSLYISLEIVKIGQLFLLQDVDMYDPVTDTPMVANTTTILENLGQVSYVFSDKTGTLTENLMRFRKLSVAGVVCLHDMDIQGESTRAKGKQPMSANAPVDMKTEELLDYIRRRPNTPFSQKAKQFLLCIALCHTCLPETNESGEIEYQAASPDELALVEAARDLGYILIDRPAQSIKLQMQGADGALQTETYQVLDVIEFSSKRKRMSIIVRMPDNRICVFCKGADNVIMARLRLNQVAAQKAKDVNRRASVRKTFEQDKAIKRMSSQISRKNSTRNSFGVARSKSTAGLEGLRSNIARRSTDLNRLSQAEEMASWLHRRNTEEIVTPRPSTDVLRSPRQSLGRMPSWDYRDYAGDDDERIDELVAADEATIFEKCFQHVDDFAVEGLRTLLYAYRHIDEDTYAQWKASYREAETSLVDRQERIEIAGEKIEEGFELAGATAIEDKLQEGVPETIDKLRRANIKVWMLTGDKRETAINIGHSARVCKPFSEIYILDSSKGKLQEALMTTLTEVARGMVPHSVVVVDGQTLAVIDADDELAALFYDLVVRIDSVICCRASPSQKANLVKSIRKFVPKSMTLAIGDGANDIGMIQASHVGIGISGREGLQAARIADYSIAQFRFLQKLLFVHGRWNYIRTGKYVLATFWKETFFFLIQAQFQRFNGYTGTSLYESWSLTLFNGAFTSLPVILLGIFDRDLQPATLLSVPELYTFGQQRKGFNVLQYLGWMVMAVADSVVTFYFMLEAFQSILFTEDNGLYAMGTICFSVGVIFINTKLLLLEFHSKTLIPLIGLAIEITGWFLWNLILSAIYQRTVGPIIVRDEFIHNFGPRLSWWTSLVLGLVTPIIMELAVQAVRRVYFPTDQDLMQRIEKDANSKEILKKYAMDGGADVEAGNTQGIELEEMRLPSDQREEGVTLLADHDRSQSPQPVSAVSRRSFHELGQRRSLRVSHDDYRPPGFTPLVEEGENALEEVDTRRERG; encoded by the exons atgcctcttcctcggcacCAGCCGCTTCTGCCGGACGAGCCCAGCCACGCAGACGACGCCGAGCAAGAGGCTCTAGTTCAGGAGATAGTTCAAGATGCTACTGTCTCTGGTGATTTACTGACATCTGAGAGCAATGAGCCGAGAGTGGCTGGTCCCAGGCGCTCCCAAACAGACCCTATAGAACTAAGCATTCAGTCGCAGACGTCGAGGAGAGTATCAGCGGAGCCGACAACAAAACCACATTTCAGCGAGCATTTTCATTCCAGTCGCGGCCCATCTGAAGGGAAGATGGCTCATGAAACTTCCCCGAGAGATGGGCTTTTGTCTACCGAAGTGACGTCCATCAAACCATCCCCATCCAGTGGTATCAAGGAATTTGGGCGAAAGAAGGCCACCAAGGCGAAGCAAAGGCATTGGATGCTTAGCTCTGAATGGAAAGACCATGCCGCAGCTGGCATCCAAAAGTTTTTCTGGGAGACTATTCTTCGCCGCAAGCCGCTTTTACCCTCCAAAGATGGACGCCATATCCCCCTCAATCCTACGAGCGTTGATCCCGGCGGCCTGATTGACGAACGCAGCAATAAGCCCTATATAAGCAATTTCATTCGCTCCAGTCGCTACACAGTGTACGATTTTGTTCCGAAGCAGCTCGTTTTTCAGTTCAGTAAGCTCGGAAACTTCTATCTCCTCATCATGGGTATTCTTCAGGTGATACCTGGTCTCAGCACCGTTGGGAGATATACAACCATTGCTCCGCTCATTGGTTTCGTGGCATTTAGTATGGCCAAGGAAGGGTACGATGACTACAGGCGATACCAGCTCGATAAGTCGGAGAATCGAAGCATGACCTGGGTTTTGAC GTTGGACGAGACAAACGACTGGATGAAtatccaatggcagcatgtccaagttggagatgtggtGCGTCTCCGCCGCGACGAATCCGTGCCTGCAGATATAGTCATGCTTCACGCCACGGGACCAAATGGTGTTGCATATATCGAGACGATGGCACTAGACGGCGAAACCAACCtcaaagccaagcaagcTTGCCCTCTCCTTGCAGAGAGATGCGGCACAGTTGAAGGGCTTCGGTCGACTCAGGCAACCGTTGTATCTGAGGATCCTAATCTCGACTTATACAACTTTGTGGGAAGAGTCACTGTTAATGGTGGTGAAACTGTACCTCTATCCATGAACAATGTCATCTACCGAGGATCAATATTACGAAACACTGCAATGGCAATTGGGCTTGTGGTCAATTCGGGTGAAGAATGCAAGATTCGGATGAACGCGAATAAGAATGTCCACGCCAAAAAGCCAGCCATGCAGTCGACAATTAACAAGATGGTCCTTTTCCAAATTACAATCGTTCTCTCCCTGGCAATTGGGTTTACCATCGGATATAACATATGGGAAAACGGAACGGAGGACAAGTCTTTCTATCTTGTCCAGAGTGGCGTCTATGATGCAAGCGTGCCATTTAAGCAGATCTTCTTCGGATTCCTCATCATGTTCAACACGTTGATTCCTCTGTCTCTGTATATCAGTTTGgagattgtcaagattggACAACTCTTCTTGCTGCAGGACGTGGACATGTACGACCCAGTCACGGACACTCCCATGGTGGCCAACACAACGACCATTTTGGAGAATCTTGGTCAGGTTAGCTACGTGTTTTCGGATAAAACGGGGACCTTGACGGAGAATCTGATGCGTTTTCGAAAGTTGAGCGTTGCGGGCGTTGTGTGTCTTCATGACATGGATATCCAAGGGGAGAGTACCAGAGCAAAGGGAAAGCAACCCATGTCAGCCAATGCTCCTGTGGATATGAAAACCGAAGAACTACTTGATTATATTCGCCGTCGACCAAATACCCCCTTTTCTCAGAAGGCCAAACAGTTTTTGCTATGCATAGCCCTTTGTCACACCTGCTTGCCCGAAACCAACGAAAGCGGAGAGATCGAGTATCAGGCCGCATCTCCCGATGAGCTGGCCCTTGTTGAGGCGGCCAGGGATCTGGGCTATATTCTCATTGATCGACCGGCTCAGTCTATCAAACTGCAGATGCAAGGCGCAGATGGCGCACTGCAGACAGAAACTTACCAAGTACTTGATGTGATCGAGTTTAGCAGCAAAAGGAAACGGATGTCTATCATCGTTAGAATGCCTGACAATCGGATCTGCGTCTTTTGTAAAGGCGCAGACAATGTCATCATGGCGCGTCTCAGGCTTAATCAAGTGGCTGCTCAGAAGGCCAAAGACGTCAATCGAAGAGCGAGCGTCCGAAAGACGTTCGAGCAGGATAAGGCAATCAAACGTATGAGCAGTCAGATCAGCAGAAAGAACTCGACTCGCAATAGCTTTGGCGTGGCACGAAGCAAATCAACCGCTGGACTTGAAGGGTTGAGAAGCAATATCGCAAGGCGCTCCACAGACCTTAACCGGCTCTCACAAGCCGAAGAAATGGCTTCGTGGCTTCATAGGCGGAATACAGAGGAGATTGTGACTCCTCGGCCTTCGACTGACGTGCTGCGAAGTCCCAGGCAAAGTTTGGGTCGTATGCCATCGTGGGACTACAGAGACTATGcgggcgatgacgacgagagaATAGACGAATTGGTGGCTGCGGATGAGGCGACGATTTTCGAAAAGTGCTTCCAGCATGTGGATGATTTTGCTGTCGAGGGACTGCGGACGCTGTTGTACGCATATCGACATATCGACGAGGATACCTATGCGCAGTGGAAAGCTTCATACAGGGAAGCGGAAACGAGCCTGGTGGACCGTCAGGAGCGCATCGAAATAGCTGGAGAGAAAATCGAAGAAGGATTCGAGCTTGCTGGCGCCACAGCCATAGAAGACAAGCTCCAAGAGGGAGTCCCGGAAACAATTGATAAGCTGAGGCGTGCAAACATCAAAGTGTGGATGCTCACAGGCGACAAGAGAGAAACTGCCATTAATATCGGGCATTCGGCGCGAGTCTGCAAGCCGTTTTCGGAGATTTACATCTTGGATTCATCCAAGGGCAAATTACAAGAAGCCTTGATGACAACGCTCACTGAGGTTGCGCGAGGGATGGTGCCTCACTCGGTCGTGGTTGTGGATGGACAGACCTTGGCCGTGAttgatgccgacgacgagcttGCCGCCTTGTTTTACGACCTAGTTGTACGAATCGACTCGGTCATCTGCTGTAGAGCATCTCCCTCGCAGAAAGCTAACCTGGTCAAATCCATAAGGAAGTTTGTCCCCAAGAGCATGACTCTGGCCATTGGTGACGGCGCCAACGACATTGGCATGATTCAAGCCTCGCACGTGGGCATTGGCATATCTGGCCGTGAAGGCCTGCAAGCAGCGAGGATAGCAGATTATTCGATTGCCCAGTTTCGATTCCTTCAGAAGTTGCTGTTTGTACACGGGCGATGGAACTACATCCGGACGGGCAAGTACGTCTTGGCTACGTTTTGGAAGGAgactttctttttccttatACAGGCGCAATTTCAACGTTTCAACGGCTATACGGGCACTTCTCTCTACGAGTCGTGGAGTCTCACGCTATTCAACGGCGCGTTTACTTCATTACCGGTGATTCTGTTGGGGATCTTTGATAGGGACTTGCAGCCGGCGACGCTGCTGTCAGTGCCGGAGCTGTATACCTTTGGTCAGCAGAGGAAAGGATTCAACGTGCTGCAGTATCTGGGCTGGATGGTCATGGCTGTTGCTGACAGCGTCGTTACGTTCTACTTTATGCTGGAGGCGTTTCAAAGCATTTTGTTTACGGAAGATAACGGGCTCTATGCGATGGGGACGATATGTTTCAGCGTTGGCgttatcttcatcaacacaAAGCTGCT GCTTTTGGAGTTTCACAGCAAGACTCTGATCCCGCTGATTGGCCTCGCCATAGAAATCACAGGATGGTTCTTATGGAACCTGATTCTATCCGCCATATACCAAAGAACCGTCGGTCCAATAATAGTGAGAGACGAGTTCATACATAACTTCGGGCCTCGCCTATCCTGGTGGACGTCACTCGTCCTTGGATTAGTCACCCCTATCATCATGGAGTTGGCCGTGCAAGCAGTCCGTCGCGTATACTTCCCAACAGACCAAGATTTGATGCAACGCATAGAAAAGGACGCCAACTCGAAAGAAATCCTGAAGAAATACGCCATGGATGGAGGTGCTGACGTAGAAGCTGGAAACACGCAAGGCATTgagctggaagagatgaggctgccaagtGACCAGAGGGAAGAAGGCGTCACACTGCTGGCGGATCACGATAGAAGCCAGAGTCCACAGCCGGTGAGCGCGGTTTCGAGGAGGAGCTTTCACGAACTGGGGCAGAGGAGGTCACTTAGGGTGAGCCATGACGACTATCGGCCGCCGGGATTTACGCCGTtggtggaagagggggagaATGCgcttgaagaggttgatacgaggagagagaggggatgA